One Streptosporangium sp. NBC_01495 DNA window includes the following coding sequences:
- a CDS encoding MFS transporter, which translates to MPTPRDRQARVATWAAFFVQGICFATLLTHVIDLQHRFGLSDGDLTLVLLLVPVIAGVGSAVAGLLASRYGSAPVLRISQVGVCAAVVLSGWNDQLAGLYALSAVFGLFVGAVDAAMNMQAVAVERRYGMSVLTGFHAVWSVGSMLGAGFNSAFSALGVELGWSFSVPVLIGAVISTVMLPRLYGRDEERSGERAAHAAPRVPWRPIIPLCLAMAFLYVGDAAVSNYSTVYMEKALAAGGWLVPFAYLVYQATMLLARVPGDLAVRRYGPAPVVRVGAVIAAVGTLGVVVAPGVAVAVVSFGLIGIGLSVIAPQSFSAAGRLGAGAETAIARVNMFNYVGFLVGAAVVGTLNDTVSVRVAFVPAAVLVALIVFLARGFQPDPEPAARR; encoded by the coding sequence ATGCCGACCCCACGTGACAGGCAGGCGCGGGTGGCGACCTGGGCCGCGTTCTTCGTCCAGGGAATCTGTTTCGCCACCCTGCTCACCCACGTGATCGACCTCCAGCACAGGTTCGGGCTGAGCGACGGCGACCTCACCCTGGTCCTGCTGCTCGTGCCGGTGATCGCCGGGGTCGGCAGCGCCGTCGCGGGGCTCCTGGCGAGCCGGTACGGCAGCGCCCCGGTCCTGCGGATCTCCCAGGTCGGCGTCTGCGCCGCCGTGGTCCTGTCGGGCTGGAACGACCAGCTCGCCGGGCTGTACGCGCTCAGCGCCGTGTTCGGCCTGTTCGTCGGCGCGGTGGACGCGGCGATGAACATGCAGGCGGTCGCGGTCGAGCGCCGGTACGGCATGAGCGTGCTGACCGGCTTCCACGCCGTGTGGAGCGTCGGCTCGATGCTGGGCGCCGGGTTCAACTCCGCCTTCAGCGCGCTCGGCGTGGAACTGGGCTGGTCCTTCTCCGTCCCGGTGCTGATCGGCGCGGTGATCTCGACGGTCATGCTTCCCCGCCTCTACGGGCGGGACGAGGAGAGGTCCGGTGAGCGTGCCGCGCACGCGGCGCCCCGGGTGCCGTGGCGGCCGATCATCCCGCTCTGCCTGGCGATGGCGTTCCTGTACGTCGGCGACGCGGCGGTATCCAACTACAGCACGGTCTACATGGAGAAGGCGCTGGCGGCGGGCGGCTGGCTGGTGCCGTTCGCCTACCTCGTCTACCAGGCGACCATGCTCCTGGCGCGGGTCCCCGGCGACCTCGCCGTCCGCAGGTACGGACCGGCGCCGGTGGTCCGGGTGGGCGCGGTGATCGCGGCGGTGGGCACGCTGGGAGTCGTCGTCGCGCCCGGCGTCGCGGTGGCCGTCGTGTCGTTCGGCCTGATCGGCATCGGCCTGTCCGTCATCGCCCCGCAGTCGTTCTCGGCCGCGGGCCGGCTGGGTGCCGGGGCGGAGACCGCGATCGCGCGGGTCAACATGTTCAACTACGTCGGCTTCCTCGTCGGCGCGGCCGTGGTCGGGACGCTCAACGACACGGTGAGCGTCCGGGTGGCGTTCGTGCCCGCCGCCGTCCTGGTGGCCCTGATCGTGTTCCTCGCCCGGGGCTTCCAGCCGGACCCGGAACCCGCCGCGCGACGGTAG
- a CDS encoding WXG100-like domain-containing protein: MNISPGRISIYGLGTLGLAAFVFKMLAVDYPDGDPDGARQAAKVWARLAERIEQSPHNTYPSAEAVWKKNEGEGVEAFKKAMTSKLYTEPAAASFPGRLALLCRRNSEACAEYAEIIETAQHAYRTAAWANFASFVFITTFPWQNAAAGHLTKILIRRAEATIFAKLIAHAVARTVLTKLTVATLGSVSFAVGDVATVAGVRALRGEDPGSFKENAVQALKEFTASMAFYGVSEAATPVVNAMTKNAEVQGFLGRIAGGSFGYGPTYDLLNGERGGELAPTWEQTLGRALLYFTMAHKKPTD; this comes from the coding sequence TTGAACATCAGTCCTGGACGTATCTCGATCTACGGCTTGGGCACGCTGGGCCTCGCGGCGTTCGTCTTCAAGATGCTCGCGGTCGACTATCCGGACGGCGATCCGGACGGTGCCCGCCAGGCCGCCAAGGTCTGGGCACGGCTCGCCGAGCGCATCGAGCAGAGCCCGCACAACACCTACCCGTCCGCCGAGGCGGTGTGGAAGAAGAACGAGGGCGAGGGCGTGGAGGCGTTCAAGAAAGCCATGACCTCCAAGCTCTACACAGAGCCCGCGGCGGCGAGTTTTCCCGGACGGCTCGCCCTCCTCTGCAGGCGGAACAGCGAGGCGTGTGCGGAGTACGCCGAGATCATCGAGACGGCGCAGCACGCGTACCGCACGGCGGCGTGGGCGAACTTCGCCAGCTTCGTCTTCATCACCACCTTTCCCTGGCAGAACGCGGCGGCCGGCCATCTGACGAAGATCCTCATCCGGCGGGCGGAGGCGACAATCTTCGCCAAGCTGATCGCACACGCCGTCGCGAGGACCGTGCTGACCAAACTCACCGTGGCCACGCTCGGCAGCGTGTCCTTCGCCGTGGGGGACGTGGCCACGGTGGCCGGTGTTCGCGCCCTGCGGGGCGAGGACCCGGGTTCGTTCAAAGAGAACGCGGTGCAGGCGCTGAAGGAGTTCACCGCCTCGATGGCCTTCTACGGCGTGTCCGAAGCGGCCACCCCGGTAGTCAACGCGATGACCAAGAACGCCGAGGTGCAGGGCTTCCTGGGCAGGATCGCCGGGGGCTCGTTCGGCTACGGCCCCACGTACGACCTCCTGAACGGGGAGAGAGGCGGGGAACTCGCCCCCACCTGGGAGCAGACCCTGGGCAGGGCTCTTCTCTATTTCACGATGGCCCACAAAAAACCAACGGATTGA
- the iolD gene encoding 3D-(3,5/4)-trihydroxycyclohexane-1,2-dione acylhydrolase (decyclizing) yields MTRLTVAQALLRFLANQWSERDGVEHRLVAGCLGIFGHGNVAGIGQALAERGAGTDGDLPYYLARNEQAMVHTAVGYARARNRLSTFACTSSIGPGATNMVTGAALATINRIPVLLLPGDVFATRAADPVLQQLEDPHFPDVTVNDALRPVSRFFDRINRPEQLLAALPAAMRVLADPAETGAVTLALPQDVQAEAYDWPEELFARRVWHVARPVPEPAALARAAELVRRSRRPLIVAGGGVVYSEAWETLATFAAEHGVPVGETQAGKGTLPYDHPCAVGAIGHTGTAAANDLARDADLVIGVGTRYTDFTTASRTLFGEAAFLNVNVAAFDAAKHSGETLVADAREALRALDLGGWSADPGWTARATRLTHDWQEQVSLLTTGDALTQPVVLGMLNEVARPSDVVVNAAGSMPGDLHKLWRASDPKSYHVEYGYSCMGYEIAGGLGVKLAAPEREVFVLVGDGSYLMMAQEIATAVQEGVKLVVVLVDNRGFASIGGLSESVGAGRLGTAYRMRGAGGALDGALLPVDLAANAASLGADVIRADGPESLRVALTKAREAVGTTVVYVETVPGPGPQTTAWWDVPVAEVSGLPEVRRARAAYEQAKRDQRPYL; encoded by the coding sequence ATGACGAGACTCACCGTGGCACAGGCGCTCCTGCGGTTCCTCGCGAACCAGTGGTCGGAGCGCGACGGCGTGGAACACCGGCTGGTGGCCGGATGCCTGGGCATCTTCGGCCACGGCAACGTCGCCGGGATCGGGCAGGCCCTGGCCGAGCGGGGCGCGGGAACGGACGGCGACCTGCCGTACTACCTGGCGCGCAACGAGCAGGCCATGGTGCACACCGCCGTCGGCTACGCGCGGGCCCGCAACCGGCTGTCCACCTTCGCCTGCACCAGCTCGATCGGCCCCGGCGCCACCAACATGGTCACCGGGGCGGCGCTGGCCACGATCAACCGGATCCCGGTGCTGCTGCTGCCCGGCGACGTCTTCGCCACCCGCGCCGCCGACCCGGTCCTGCAGCAGCTGGAGGACCCCCACTTCCCCGACGTGACCGTGAACGACGCGCTGCGCCCCGTCTCCCGGTTCTTCGACAGGATCAACCGGCCCGAGCAGCTTCTCGCGGCCCTTCCGGCCGCGATGCGGGTGCTGGCCGACCCGGCCGAGACGGGCGCGGTCACCCTGGCGCTGCCGCAGGACGTGCAGGCGGAGGCGTACGACTGGCCCGAGGAGCTGTTCGCCCGCCGGGTGTGGCACGTGGCGCGGCCCGTCCCCGAACCCGCCGCGCTGGCGCGGGCGGCGGAGCTGGTCAGGCGGTCGCGGCGGCCGCTGATCGTGGCGGGGGGCGGGGTGGTCTACAGCGAGGCGTGGGAGACGCTGGCCACCTTCGCCGCCGAGCACGGCGTCCCGGTGGGGGAGACCCAGGCGGGCAAGGGGACGCTGCCGTACGACCACCCCTGCGCGGTCGGCGCGATCGGGCACACCGGCACCGCCGCCGCCAACGACCTGGCCCGTGACGCCGACCTGGTCATCGGGGTCGGCACCCGCTACACCGACTTCACCACCGCCTCCCGCACCCTGTTCGGCGAGGCCGCGTTCCTCAACGTCAACGTGGCGGCCTTCGACGCCGCCAAGCACTCCGGCGAGACGCTCGTCGCCGACGCCCGCGAGGCGCTGCGCGCCTTGGACCTCGGAGGGTGGAGCGCCGACCCCGGCTGGACCGCCAGGGCGACGCGCCTGACCCACGACTGGCAGGAGCAGGTCTCCCTGCTCACGACCGGGGACGCGCTGACCCAGCCGGTGGTGCTCGGCATGCTCAACGAGGTGGCCCGGCCCTCGGACGTGGTGGTCAACGCGGCCGGGTCGATGCCCGGGGACCTGCACAAGCTGTGGCGCGCGAGCGACCCGAAGTCCTACCACGTCGAGTACGGCTACTCCTGCATGGGCTACGAGATCGCCGGAGGGCTCGGGGTGAAGCTGGCCGCGCCGGAACGAGAGGTGTTCGTGCTGGTCGGCGACGGGTCCTACCTGATGATGGCCCAGGAGATCGCCACCGCCGTGCAGGAGGGCGTCAAGCTCGTCGTGGTGCTGGTCGACAACCGGGGCTTCGCCTCCATCGGCGGCCTGTCGGAGTCGGTCGGGGCGGGACGCCTCGGCACCGCCTACCGGATGCGCGGGGCCGGGGGCGCGCTGGACGGCGCCCTCCTCCCGGTCGACCTCGCCGCCAACGCGGCCAGCCTGGGCGCCGACGTGATCCGCGCCGACGGCCCCGAGTCGCTGCGGGTGGCGCTCACCAAGGCGAGGGAGGCCGTCGGCACCACCGTGGTGTACGTCGAGACGGTGCCGGGTCCCGGTCCCCAGACCACGGCCTGGTGGGACGTGCCGGTGGCGGAGGTGTCGGGGCTGCCGGAGGTGCGGCGGGCCCGCGCCGCCTACGAGCAGGCCAAGCGGGACCAGCGCCCCTACCTGTGA
- a CDS encoding TIM barrel protein — translation MRESGSADGGTPLRTAGAPISWGVCEVPGWGRQLDRSRVLAEMRELGLTATELGPSGFLPPSPARCRSLLAEYGLRAVGGFVPVVLHEADHDPLPVVRAAMRAFMDGEVDVVVLAASTGGESYDARPELDAAAWKTLMGNLRRILKNAKEFGRTVTLHPHLGTVVENREEVQRVLDGSPVPLCLDTGHLLAGGTDPAELVSRAAGRIAHVHLKDVDAAMAGRVRAGDLTYTRAVKDGLYRPLGRGDVDLPAIVGGLTAAGYDGWYVLEQDVVLGPAEGAPNGPGVSDAPGASNGPGAPGDPKENVRESLAYLGRLTAGSDGASPGGGRA, via the coding sequence GAGGTCCCCGGCTGGGGGCGGCAGCTGGATCGTTCCCGGGTGCTCGCCGAGATGAGGGAGCTGGGTCTGACGGCCACCGAGCTCGGTCCCTCCGGGTTCCTGCCGCCCTCGCCGGCGCGCTGCCGCTCCCTGCTCGCGGAGTACGGGCTGCGGGCGGTGGGCGGGTTCGTTCCCGTCGTCCTGCACGAGGCCGACCACGACCCGCTCCCGGTCGTCCGGGCCGCGATGCGCGCCTTCATGGACGGCGAGGTGGACGTGGTCGTGCTGGCCGCCTCCACCGGCGGCGAGAGCTACGACGCCAGGCCGGAGCTGGACGCCGCCGCCTGGAAGACCCTGATGGGCAACCTGCGCCGGATCCTCAAGAACGCCAAGGAGTTCGGCAGGACCGTCACCCTGCACCCGCACCTCGGCACCGTGGTGGAGAACCGCGAGGAGGTCCAGCGGGTGCTCGACGGCAGCCCGGTGCCGCTCTGCCTCGACACCGGCCACCTCCTCGCGGGCGGCACCGACCCCGCCGAGCTGGTCTCCCGCGCCGCGGGGCGGATCGCGCACGTCCACCTCAAGGACGTGGACGCCGCGATGGCCGGGCGGGTGAGGGCGGGCGATCTGACCTACACCCGGGCCGTGAAGGACGGCCTCTACCGCCCGCTGGGCCGGGGTGACGTGGACCTCCCCGCCATCGTCGGCGGCCTGACGGCGGCCGGGTACGACGGCTGGTACGTCCTGGAGCAGGACGTCGTGCTGGGCCCCGCCGAGGGCGCTCCCAACGGTCCCGGCGTTTCCGACGCTCCTGGTGCTTCCAACGGTCCCGGCGCTCCCGGCGACCCCAAGGAGAACGTCCGCGAGAGCCTGGCGTACCTGGGGAGGCTCACCGCCGGGAGCGACGGGGCGTCTCCCGGCGGGGGACGCGCATGA
- the iolB gene encoding 5-deoxy-glucuronate isomerase, which produces MSFVPAGSTARAPWALSITPEAAGWTYAGLRVLCLSGEGVEFDTGGEEMLVLPLSGACVVECDGVRLALNGRTSVFHAVTDFAYLPVGTTARITGEGRFALPAARATRRFPVRYGPAHAVPVEVRGTGSASRQVNNFCAPDAFDCDKLVAVEVLTPGGNWSSYPPHKHDTASEREAVLEEIYYFEGGPGYQRVYGTHEVLAEVAGGDVVLVPSGYHGPSMAAPGYDLYYLNVLAGPAPERSMAFCDDPRHAWIRASWAEQPVDPRVPMTKGPVRPREAQ; this is translated from the coding sequence ATGAGCTTCGTTCCCGCGGGAAGCACCGCGCGGGCGCCGTGGGCGCTGTCGATCACCCCGGAGGCGGCCGGGTGGACGTACGCGGGGCTCCGCGTGCTCTGCCTGTCCGGCGAGGGCGTGGAGTTCGACACCGGCGGCGAGGAGATGCTGGTCCTGCCGCTGTCGGGCGCGTGCGTGGTCGAGTGCGACGGGGTGCGGCTCGCGCTGAACGGCAGGACCTCGGTCTTCCACGCGGTCACCGACTTCGCGTACCTGCCCGTCGGCACGACCGCGCGGATCACCGGCGAGGGCCGCTTCGCCCTCCCCGCCGCCCGCGCGACCAGGCGTTTCCCGGTACGGTACGGTCCCGCGCACGCGGTCCCCGTCGAGGTGCGCGGGACGGGGTCGGCCAGCCGCCAGGTGAACAACTTCTGCGCCCCCGACGCCTTCGACTGCGACAAACTCGTCGCGGTGGAGGTGCTCACCCCCGGCGGGAACTGGTCGTCGTACCCGCCGCACAAGCACGACACGGCCTCCGAGCGCGAGGCCGTGCTGGAGGAGATCTACTACTTCGAGGGCGGCCCCGGCTACCAGCGGGTGTACGGCACCCACGAGGTGCTGGCCGAGGTGGCGGGCGGTGACGTGGTGCTCGTCCCCAGCGGCTACCACGGCCCGTCGATGGCGGCCCCCGGCTACGACCTCTACTACCTGAACGTGCTGGCCGGGCCCGCGCCCGAACGGTCGATGGCCTTCTGCGACGACCCCCGGCATGCCTGGATCCGCGCCTCGTGGGCGGAGCAGCCGGTCGACCCGAGAGTTCCGATGACGAAAGGCCCTGTGAGGCCCCGTGAGGCGCAGTGA
- the glpX gene encoding class II fructose-bisphosphatase: MSDETSVPDALAAGEHAPDRNLALELVRVTEAAAMAGARWVGRGDKNGADGAAVNAMRQLINTVSMSGVVVIGEGEKDNAPMLYNGEHVGDGSGAACDVAVDPIDGTRLTALGMPNGISVIAVSERGSMYDPSAVFYMDKLVTGPEAASSVDINAPVADNIAAVARAKGGVPSDVTVVVLDRPRHEKIIREIREAGARIRLITDGDVAGAIMAARVGTGVDLMLGIGGTPEGIIAACALKCLGGVIQGRLWPQDDAERRRALDAGLDLDATLSTDDLVRSDDVFFAATGITDGELMQGVRYRAGAAITNSLVMRGRSGTIRKIESEHQLWKLRAYSAINFDSAS; this comes from the coding sequence ATGTCCGATGAGACGTCCGTTCCCGACGCCCTCGCCGCGGGAGAGCACGCACCCGATCGCAACCTCGCTCTGGAACTGGTCCGGGTCACGGAGGCGGCCGCGATGGCCGGTGCCCGCTGGGTCGGGCGAGGTGACAAGAACGGCGCCGACGGCGCCGCGGTGAACGCCATGCGCCAGCTGATCAACACGGTGTCCATGAGCGGCGTGGTGGTGATCGGCGAGGGCGAGAAGGACAACGCGCCGATGCTCTACAACGGCGAGCACGTGGGCGACGGCAGCGGCGCGGCGTGTGACGTGGCCGTGGACCCGATCGACGGCACCCGGCTCACCGCGCTCGGCATGCCCAACGGCATCTCGGTGATCGCGGTCAGCGAGCGCGGCTCGATGTACGACCCGTCGGCCGTCTTCTACATGGACAAGCTGGTCACCGGCCCCGAGGCCGCCTCGTCGGTCGACATCAACGCGCCGGTGGCCGACAACATCGCCGCGGTGGCCCGCGCCAAGGGCGGCGTGCCGTCGGACGTGACCGTGGTCGTCCTCGACCGGCCCCGCCACGAAAAGATCATCCGGGAGATCCGGGAGGCCGGCGCCCGGATCAGGCTCATCACCGACGGCGACGTGGCCGGTGCGATCATGGCGGCCCGGGTGGGCACCGGCGTCGACCTGATGCTCGGCATCGGCGGCACCCCGGAGGGCATCATCGCCGCGTGCGCGCTCAAGTGCCTGGGCGGCGTCATCCAGGGCAGGCTCTGGCCGCAGGACGACGCCGAGCGCCGCCGGGCGCTGGACGCGGGCCTCGACCTCGACGCCACGCTGAGCACCGACGACCTGGTCAGGTCCGACGACGTGTTCTTCGCGGCCACCGGGATCACCGACGGCGAGCTGATGCAGGGCGTCCGCTACCGCGCGGGGGCGGCCATCACCAACTCCCTGGTCATGCGCGGCCGTTCGGGGACGATACGGAAGATCGAGAGCGAGCACCAGCTCTGGAAGCTGCGGGCCTACAGCGCGATCAACTTCGACAGCGCCAGCTGA
- a CDS encoding YbaB/EbfC family nucleoid-associated protein, protein MRSPIEMLGGSGDEELNRLLEQFRQEVTGLEELQEHISEVRGRGEAAQGRVTAEASLTGALISLTIDPRAMRLGSGELAEAILQAADEAARDAGERARELVNPFVADTLLETVLPPQGRR, encoded by the coding sequence GTGAGATCACCCATCGAAATGCTCGGCGGCAGTGGCGACGAGGAGCTCAACAGGCTGCTGGAGCAGTTCCGCCAAGAGGTCACGGGGCTTGAGGAACTTCAGGAACATATCTCCGAGGTCCGCGGTCGAGGCGAGGCGGCGCAGGGACGCGTCACCGCCGAGGCGTCGCTGACGGGCGCGCTCATCAGCCTCACGATCGACCCTCGCGCCATGCGGCTCGGCTCGGGCGAACTGGCCGAGGCCATCCTCCAGGCGGCCGACGAGGCGGCCCGCGACGCCGGGGAACGGGCGAGGGAACTGGTGAATCCCTTCGTCGCCGACACCCTGCTCGAAACCGTCCTGCCGCCCCAGGGCAGGCGGTGA
- a CDS encoding TetR/AcrR family transcriptional regulator: MSSDTERLVKGVGARTSERGAATRVALLSAAREIFVTSGFAETGVTDVVARAGASVGSLYHHFSGKADLYLTLFEEFQTRQTQRTKQAVQDARAEGEGDPMRLFIAGARAYLEGCLAEREISALFLRGDGPPGFEVIMRDRLRQWAKRNAALFEGDEGALVVVLTGALAAAVSEVALSDDEDASRALAEDVLTIIAQIRRP; the protein is encoded by the coding sequence ATGAGCAGCGACACGGAACGACTGGTGAAAGGCGTGGGTGCGCGGACCTCCGAACGAGGTGCCGCCACGCGCGTCGCGCTCCTGTCCGCCGCGAGGGAGATCTTCGTCACGAGCGGTTTCGCCGAAACCGGGGTCACCGACGTGGTCGCCCGCGCGGGAGCCAGTGTCGGAAGTCTTTACCATCATTTTTCCGGCAAAGCCGACCTTTACCTCACGCTTTTCGAGGAGTTCCAGACCCGTCAGACCCAGCGGACCAAGCAGGCGGTCCAGGATGCCAGGGCGGAGGGTGAGGGCGACCCGATGCGGCTGTTCATCGCCGGGGCCCGCGCCTACCTGGAGGGCTGCCTGGCCGAGCGGGAGATCTCCGCGCTGTTCCTGCGCGGAGACGGGCCGCCGGGGTTCGAGGTCATCATGCGCGACCGGCTCCGGCAGTGGGCCAAGCGCAACGCCGCCCTGTTCGAGGGCGACGAGGGAGCACTGGTCGTGGTCCTCACCGGCGCGCTCGCCGCCGCGGTCTCCGAGGTCGCCCTGTCCGACGACGAGGACGCCTCACGGGCTCTCGCCGAGGACGTGCTGACCATCATCGCCCAGATCCGCCGCCCCTGA
- a CDS encoding Cgl0159 family (beta/alpha)8-fold protein, with product MNEREHRMLLDTRARFPGRIAEAAAARRRGRPLEERDRLLIIAADHTARGVVGVGSRPGAMESRVELLERLCVALARPGVDGLLGTPDVVEDLLLLGALEDKIVIGSMNRGGLHGAAFEFDDRFTAYDTSSIVRTGLDGGKMLCRIGVDDPATALTLESCGRAVTELASHDLVAMVEPFWSRRAGGTVVHDLSPEGVIRSMHVAQALGATSARTWLKIPVVDDMARVTRATTLPTLLLGGDPGGAPELTYAAWREALRLPGVRGLVVGRALLYPSDDDVAAAVDTAAAMLEVS from the coding sequence ATGAACGAGCGAGAGCACCGGATGCTCCTCGACACGCGGGCGCGGTTTCCCGGCCGGATCGCGGAGGCGGCGGCGGCGCGGCGGCGCGGGAGGCCGCTGGAGGAGCGCGACCGGCTTCTGATCATCGCAGCCGACCACACGGCCAGGGGCGTCGTCGGCGTCGGAAGCCGCCCCGGGGCGATGGAGAGCCGCGTCGAGCTCCTGGAACGCCTGTGCGTGGCGCTGGCCAGGCCCGGCGTGGACGGGCTGCTCGGCACCCCCGACGTCGTCGAGGACCTCCTGCTGCTCGGCGCGCTGGAGGACAAGATCGTGATCGGGTCGATGAACCGGGGCGGCCTGCACGGGGCGGCCTTCGAGTTCGACGACCGCTTCACCGCCTATGACACCTCCTCGATCGTCCGGACCGGCCTGGACGGCGGCAAGATGCTCTGCCGGATCGGCGTGGACGACCCGGCCACCGCCCTCACCCTGGAATCGTGCGGCCGGGCCGTCACCGAGCTGGCCTCGCACGACCTGGTCGCGATGGTCGAGCCGTTCTGGTCCCGGCGGGCGGGCGGCACGGTCGTCCACGACCTGTCACCCGAGGGGGTCATCCGGTCCATGCACGTCGCCCAGGCGCTCGGCGCGACCTCCGCGCGCACCTGGCTGAAGATCCCGGTCGTGGACGACATGGCACGGGTGACGCGGGCCACCACGCTGCCGACGCTGCTGCTGGGGGGCGATCCGGGCGGCGCGCCGGAGCTCACCTACGCGGCGTGGCGCGAGGCTTTGCGGCTTCCCGGCGTGCGGGGCCTGGTGGTGGGCCGCGCGTTGCTGTATCCCTCCGACGACGATGTGGCCGCGGCCGTCGACACCGCCGCGGCGATGCTGGAGGTGTCATGA
- the iolC gene encoding 5-dehydro-2-deoxygluconokinase — translation MIEVLTMGRAGVDIYPLQVGVSLREVETFGKYLGGSPTNVAVAAARLGHFSSVITRTGDDPFGLFVHDALREYGVDDSFVTPVAHLPTPVTFCEIRPPDDFPLYFYRFPKAPDLEILPEELDLEVVAGARLFWATVTGLSQEPSRSAHLAAWRARGRVPHTVLDLDYRPMFWSGPEEAREQVREALRHVTVAVGNLDEVEVATGTREPYEAAGALLEAGAELAIVKRGPEGVLGMTAAETVEVPPVPVEVVNGLGAGDAFGGALCHGLLERWPLEATLRFANAAGAIVAGRLACAPAMPRLDEVMDVLGATGGGRAGVGGT, via the coding sequence ATGATCGAGGTCCTGACCATGGGCCGGGCCGGGGTCGACATCTACCCGCTGCAGGTGGGGGTGTCGCTGCGCGAGGTCGAGACCTTCGGCAAGTATCTGGGCGGCAGTCCCACCAACGTGGCCGTGGCCGCCGCCCGGCTGGGCCACTTCAGCTCGGTGATCACCAGGACCGGGGACGACCCGTTCGGGCTCTTCGTGCACGACGCGCTGCGCGAGTACGGGGTCGACGACAGCTTCGTCACCCCGGTCGCGCACCTGCCCACCCCGGTGACGTTCTGCGAGATCCGGCCGCCGGACGACTTCCCCCTCTACTTCTACCGCTTCCCCAAGGCCCCCGACCTGGAGATCCTCCCCGAGGAGCTGGACCTGGAGGTCGTCGCGGGAGCGAGGCTCTTCTGGGCGACCGTCACCGGGCTGTCCCAGGAGCCCTCCAGGAGCGCGCACCTCGCGGCCTGGCGGGCCAGGGGGCGCGTGCCGCACACCGTGCTGGACCTCGACTACCGCCCGATGTTCTGGTCCGGCCCGGAGGAGGCCCGCGAGCAGGTGCGCGAGGCCCTGCGCCACGTCACGGTGGCGGTGGGGAACCTGGACGAGGTCGAGGTGGCGACCGGCACCCGCGAGCCGTACGAGGCCGCCGGGGCGCTGCTGGAGGCGGGCGCCGAGCTCGCGATCGTGAAGCGGGGCCCGGAGGGGGTGCTCGGCATGACCGCGGCCGAGACGGTGGAGGTGCCGCCGGTGCCGGTGGAGGTGGTCAACGGCCTCGGCGCGGGAGACGCCTTCGGCGGCGCCCTCTGCCACGGTCTCCTCGAACGCTGGCCGCTCGAGGCCACGCTGCGGTTCGCCAACGCGGCCGGGGCCATCGTCGCCGGACGGCTGGCCTGCGCCCCGGCCATGCCACGGCTCGACGAGGTGATGGACGTGCTCGGCGCGACCGGTGGCGGCCGGGCAGGGGTGGGAGGCACATGA
- a CDS encoding DUF1707 SHOCT-like domain-containing protein produces MESPSPPANRRHHREPGPADLRAGDADRERVAAALGDALADGRLDHAEHDERTDALYGARTLGELSALTADLLPPEEQPLRTDVRPVAAFFGSEERSGRWVVPTRFTATAICANVKLDLRDALLQSSHVTLHVTVMGGTLTLIVPEGVRIEMPASAFMGGKKNQVPASPDGPVIEITGLVTLGSIVAKSPKRPRRSWFRR; encoded by the coding sequence GTGGAGAGTCCCAGCCCGCCCGCGAACCGCCGTCACCACCGTGAGCCCGGTCCCGCCGACCTACGGGCGGGCGACGCCGACCGTGAACGCGTGGCCGCCGCGCTGGGTGACGCGCTCGCCGACGGGCGCCTCGACCACGCGGAGCACGACGAGCGCACCGACGCGCTCTACGGCGCCCGTACGCTCGGGGAGCTCTCCGCGCTCACCGCGGACCTGCTCCCGCCCGAGGAACAGCCACTCCGCACCGACGTCCGCCCGGTGGCGGCGTTCTTCGGCTCCGAGGAGCGCTCCGGCCGCTGGGTCGTGCCGACCCGGTTCACGGCCACCGCGATCTGCGCCAACGTCAAACTCGACCTGCGCGACGCGCTGCTCCAGTCCAGCCACGTCACCCTGCACGTCACCGTGATGGGCGGCACCCTCACCCTGATCGTCCCGGAGGGCGTGCGGATCGAGATGCCCGCCTCGGCGTTCATGGGGGGCAAGAAGAACCAGGTTCCGGCCTCGCCCGACGGGCCGGTCATCGAGATCACCGGCCTCGTCACGCTTGGGAGCATCGTGGCCAAGTCTCCCAAGCGTCCCCGCCGCTCCTGGTTCCGCCGCTGA